One Apteryx mantelli isolate bAptMan1 chromosome Z, bAptMan1.hap1, whole genome shotgun sequence genomic window, GCATCTGACTCTTTAATATTATAGCACTCAAGTACAAGTTATTTGTAAGCTGGGGGGAAATAACTGATTGCAGGAATGAAAAAAGATTGGAGAAGGAGCCTCatttaagatttaaaataaaaacaactaaAAGGCATAGGGAAAAGAAAATCAGCCATGTTTGTTTGAAATAATTACCTAAATAAGCATGAACTTGCAAGGGCCAAAACCCCTATAAGAACATGGGTAGGAGATAACAGCTGTGTGGAAGTCAAAAGAGTGATGCATCCAAGGTAtgagggcaaacagcagggcaCCATTTGCAGCACAGTGAGGAAAATTGCCTATTCCTCGAGCAGCGAAGGGCAGTTCCCACCACGACTGTCATTACCCCTTGCACAATTGCCGTTGCGCCCAGCAGCTAAGTCAGCGGGCAGTAACTGAGACGTGATCATTCAGGGCCGTGAGCGACAATACAGGGGAAGCTGGACTCCCACCTCCTCCGTTTGAAGGTTGCTTTGGGTAAGCCGCAGCTTTGCAGGGACTCACACCTCCCGCTCTGCACACTCCCTTTTTTACCTCTACCCTGCTGGAAACAAATGCCATGAGGTGTCCGTGGGGATTGGCAGACTGTCTAGCCACCCGTAGCAAAGTGGGTTAGCAAAACTGAGCTGCACACCGGATGCTTACAGGACTGCTTAATGAGCAGGCTTGATACCCATAGGTGCAATTTCTTTGTGCTCTTGGTTTTACTAGTGGACTAGGAACATGCTGTGTTTTGATAACAGAGCAAATAAGCAAGAGACCCACATACAGCACTTTGACATTGTAAAAATTTATGTTcatggtaaaaacaaaacaaaaccaaaaaaaccccatgtgGCTTTAATGAGAGGAAATGAGCAAAAGGGAGCTGAACAGTGCTGCAGAACAGCCTTATGCCATGGGTGTATCTACTGCAAGGTCTTATCTGCTATGGAATTAAAATTGTCCCATCATTGATTCCTGGTCTCTGCTTAGTTTTTAGTGAAACACAGCAGACCTACCTTGGTCATTCCTTCCCCGGGACCAGTTGCAGACTGGCCTGGCATGTCACAACTCACCTCTTTGCTTTGCTTCCCCTGCTACAATGTATCGCACTGCTCTTGGGAGCAAAATGCAGGGGGGAGCCTGTGACTTTCTGCAGGTTTTGAAGAATAAACAGCCTTTCCCATTACTGAGTAGTGTGACAGTGATAAATCTCTCAGACAACGGGTCAGTGTGGGTGAAAGAAGATGTTCCTAATGCCTTTTCTTGTcaaccttttccttccttctccttcccagctTCTCATTCCAACCCGATCTGTCCTCACTTGGGACCTGGGATCTGTTCCTGGAGGCTTTACCCCGAGTGGTAACAGCAAACTAGTGTGGTATGGGGGACACTGAacctccttcttcccctccttGCTTTTTCACATCCCTGAGGTGGTGCAAAAAATCCTCCACCCTCCTGGCAGCTACTGACCCCACACACAGAGCTTGCGACAGGCATGGGCCGCCCCAGTCCCTCCCCACTGCAGGGCATGTCTCCTGCTGGGGAAGGAGACCAGTGTGGTGGGGCTTGGCTGCACGGCAGGACTGTGCTGCACTCACAGACCAGGAGATGAGCTCTGCGGCAGCGTAAGCCCCGTGTCATCTCTGCACAGCTGGGTCTCACGTGTGCACAGGACTGGGGCGCTGCTGTGGAGCCTGGACACCAGGCACTGCCAGAGCCTGCAGGCATGCACCTTGTGAACTGCTGGGCCAGGGAAGAGGCTCTCGCCCAGGCACCTGCCTGCGCTTAGTCACGTCTTGCCTTCCCACTAGGATGAGCACTtccaagctctgcaggcaaagcTGCCCCGGGGTGCTCCCTCGCTTGCTTCAGGGACAACGTGCTCAGTGAACTGCAGCTGCCGAAAGCTGGTACTCAGCTGGCTCGTCCTGAGCAGCTCCCGACAACACGGACCGGAGGATCCATGATGACCAAAAGGCAGGCGGAGGAGAACAGCTGTTTGGCTGGCGCAGGTGGAGCCACATGAGGACGGTGGCCGGATACCGGGAGGAAAGCTGTGGGCTGTGTGCAGTCTGTAAATGCCCCCAGCTACGCCGAAGGGCCCAGCGCTGCAGTGAGATCCGTGCTCCAGCAAGCACATCAAAATTCATCACCTCGCAGGCACTGGCTAGCACCACGTGGGATTATGAAGCATTTTGCTGAATTGGGTTAACCACTAAAAACAGACTAAAAATGATTTGTGAAACTGGAGGCTACAatcaatgcatttatttttaatgcagtgtctGTTAGGCAACAGGGTCTTTGAATGATAAAGTATGAGGTTAGGGCTTGGACAACTTGCTGCAACAGCGCAGACCAGCCAGATTTGATCTACAGCTTAGAGTTTGTCAGGCTAACACAAAAAGCTGACTATTGGTCTGGCTTTGAGTATGAAAAAAGACACTATGAATGGTTCCTACTGCAATGCCAAGAATAATACCAAGTAAGAGAGGTAACCTATTTAAGTCAGTCCGGAAACTGTTTTAACCAGGAATCAAATACAATTGGGTGATTTTATTAATGTAGTGCTAATCTACGTTAGCAAAAGTGACGTGACTTTACCAATGCATAAGTATATATAAAAGCCTCAGGTATCCCAGCAAAATtctagaaggggaaaaaaaagaaaaatttaaagctAGCTTGGAAATATTAAACAGACCGTACTTGCAGCAATTTTTCATAACAGTTTTCACCTTACTTCTTTAGCAATATACATATTCCTCCAACCAGCTCACCAAAAGACAGAATAGCCCTAACGACATCTACACAGAAGCTTTCGCTACAATGCTCCCTGACAGCAGGGATGTTAGACAGTTCGTCCCACTGCCAACTGGAAGCCCTTCCCCAGGGGAAAGTGTGGCAGGCTGCATGAGTTGCTCTAGAGGCAATAATCTGGTCCCAAACATCATCTTCACGGGTAGGGAAGGGAGCAGGAGGCCTCCCAgttgctctgtgagcagcaataCAACAGAAGCAGAGGTAATTCCTGCACTTGCATGACGTAGGTGCAAACACAAAAAGCTCAATACAGTGGAAAGACAACGGAAAGGGCAGACACGCAGCGTGTATGGCCACCAGCCGCTCCGCGCAGGAAGCGGGGTGGCATACAGTGGTCTCAGACCTCACCACGCAGAACTGAGCAGCCCTTCTCACCAAGCACTTACATTTGCAGACTATCATTAATCTCAGGCAATGGAAGAAGAGCCAGGCACTGTGGCAAGTTTTCGCCCACTTTTGTAGAGATCTACATGCGAGGTAGGTAGCTGAGGCTTCCTTTCAGTGGAGAGAGGCATGTTTTCAGGGCTCAATTCACTTGCCTATTTCAGACACTTACTTTAAGATGAATTGCACCTGAAGTGCATCTTTCTCCACTGGCCAGAGAGGGAGCTCTGGCCGACTACCTCAGGTGCAGGTATCTACGCTTACTCAAACCAATTCCACTCTGAATGTCCCAACTGCCCGGTTTCAAAACGCAGGCTCACAAATATGCCAGTGAACTAATGGGTAAGTCTGAGTTGTCAGGCCAGAGAGGGCATTTCCCACATAAAGGAGTTTGGTTTCGAATTCAGCTTGGATAAAATGTAAACAAGGAAGAAAGTGCACGGATATGCAGCCACAGGGCTTGTCTGGGATCACGTACACTGCTCCAAGCGACGCTGTGATCTCTAGCCCTCTTATCCTCTGCCACCCAGTGAATTAAGTTACTCGGGCACTGCTTTGTAGAGCAGATTTTGCAGTCACACAGCATGGCAGATCATtgtcaaaaaaaccctcacatatTAATCTGTCTGTACAACTTTAGTAGTTAATAGGGTGGAATTCCTGTCTAGTCAGAGTGCTTCTGATAATCACCAAGGCTCATGTATAATAAGATTATATATGGTGCAGAGAAGTACAGGTTttctacacacacagacacacacagacacacacagacacacacagacacacacacacacacacacacagttgtgTTGAAAGAAATGATCAATACTTAAGAGttataattaaaatttaaaagccGATATTATAGATACATTGAATGGTTTTGATCTTTTGTTCTAGCAGTCAggtgtttttaattctttttagagagctattttacagatgagaaactCTTTCATAAGAAAAAATATGCCCAAAACCTAAcataatctaaaaaaaaaaaaaagctaccaaaACTCCATTAAAAATCCAAAATTTTAATCTTGGAGCAATGAATTCTTTACAAAGAGATTTTAAAGATTAAGTGTACATATTCACAAAGGAAACAAACTAAGGCATATTCTCCATAGCTACATTCAATAAATAAAAGACTCAGAAAAGCCATGTGACATGATTTCATTTAAACCTTGTCAAGATACAGGCAgcaaaaatttcaaatatttgacTTTCTTTTACATGTACTGGACTGTCAGTTTATTCAATTATCATGAGTATGGGCTAGATCCATTTCTAATCACTCAAACAAACATTCTAGGAAGATCATGAAGCATAAAGTGCTCATTAGAAACTCATCATTTTAGTCATAATTAAGAAATGTTGAAGATAATCTTCTTACATTCCTTACATATCAAGTCTAAAAGTACAGTATGTACACAATCTACAGTCTTGTCTGTATAAATAGTAAATAATTTATCTATAGATCTCAAATGTGACTAGCAGCTGAAGGGAAGTTGAAAGGCTATTTTGAttcagcccgggggggggggggggggggacacaaaaaagcaaacaaacaaaaaaacccagaaaagtcATCCTATACATATATCCATTGGAATTCTGCATCTCAAGTGCTGCCATTTGGGTTAATCTCCTTGACTACCTCCGATGACCCCACTCATGAAGCATCTGCCAGTACATTACCAATACAGACTTACAGTATCTCTTCTACAACAGAAATGCTCGGGTCTCTAGCACAGGCAAGACTGCTGCTAAGAGAAAATGTAATGAGACACACTAAGTCCCTTAATTAAATAGAAGAAATATGTGCTGAAATATATTACACTTGCAGAAATAAAAGAACTCTGGACTAGACTGTCAAGGAACAAAAATTTGGACATTTATTTTTTGAATGAACTTTAGCACTTACAAGAAGTAAGACAAAACTAATTAGAGGCATCTGTGACACACAGTAAAAGAGCCTAcatcggcttttttttttttttaaacaaagttttaaCCAGTGCATCTCAGTCCAGAGCTGCAGTATGTCTGCTAGTCAGTCTCTTGTCTTAATGGGAACAAAGCAAACCCCTCCACTTGCTACCAGTCCTTTCTGTGATTTACTCATGGTTTTGTAGCATGGAATATTATCCAGTACACAGGTTAAGCTTCTTTTACTCAGATATCAGTGGTGAAGTGTTAGTACTGTATATCACTGTACTCCCCACAGTGCACACACTCGTCAACATTTTCTTCAAAGTGCAATGTGACAAGCTTTCAAAAAATACATGCACCCTTAAAATATAAGACACAACAGTGTTCATGAAGTACAATAAAAAATGTTTAACTTCCTCTCATTGCCCTTCAGTTCTCATCTGCTATGAAGGGCAACATTTCATTCTCTTCCAGTCTTTTCCACAATTTTAAAATTGTACTTTGTAATCTGCAGAAAGATACAAGAGTATAGCCACTCACACATAGCGACATGGCTGAACTATAAAACAACATGATTACAGTAAAATCAAAAGccataaagtaaaataaaggtgAACATTCCATAAATGAAATCTTAACTTTCGGTCAACATTTTTGCTAGCCTACAGACAAAAATTTGCTGTACAAAATCACTTTAACATCTGCAGGAACAAGCTTCTTGTTTAATAGTTTACTCTAGCCTCAGCTTAGTGTGTGGTGAGCCTGAGCTATGCATTTTCTTAAAAGAGCAGGCAGATGGGAGATTGTAGAGCTGTATTTTTCCCCTACTTGTACGCATTAGGAGATTCTTCCCTCATCAAACCACATTTAcgttaaaaaaaattgctgtgatGTTCAGAAGAGTTGAAGGCAAACACACATGTACGGGTAACAGAAGCTGTCAAGGTGACAAACGATTCAATGGACTGCTTTCTTCTCCACCTGCAGCAAGCTTGAGTGTTGTTAGCTTTCGAGGGGGATGCTGAGGACTCTTACGAAGGTTGTCGTCCATCTGCAGAGAAATAATGAGAGCCGGATCTGGCAAACAGTAGAATACAGATTATATGATTAGTCTATTTGTTGTGGGTCCAATCATGaatgctggtttgttttttttaccctgTTATTTCAGTCCTAGCCAAAAAAAGATGCGTTGGTTCCTTTTCACTCCCAAATATCAGCTTGTGTTAGAGCTGCTATTCATTCCATTAGCATATGATATCATATCCAGGGCAAACGGGTGTGCTTCTCCCCAAATCATTTGACTCAGAGAACTGAAGAAAGCAACATGGCTATCTTtttcaaagaggccaaagtttcaGTTTTGTAGAACAGTCAAACTCTACTAGAAAGCAAATCAGAAGTCAAATTGCTAACATCAATAGATGCTTTTGCATGCTCAGCACCTTGCATGGCTGTTGGGGGAATTTAGATAACTTacaaatttcagaaaatatttaataaagagATTATGATAAGGTCTTTTCAAACACAGGTTAAAATTCATCTCTGAATAAaaagattttatattttcataGCGTATCAGTCTAAGACACTGTACatagtgatattaaaaaaaaaaagtctagctaCTATACaataaacagaatcacagaagacaGCACAGGGAAGATCAAGAGGTCATCTAGCCCATCCCACTTCCTCATGGTAGGATCAGCTTTACCTAAATCATGCTTAACAAATGTCTGTGTAACCTATTCTTTAAAACTTCCACAGCCACACTTCAATACTACAAAAAGGAGATACAATCAGTACCTAACGCTACAGAAACCGCACATAATTAACAATCCATCTATTTGATACACTGATCTTTTTCAAAAAGAAGTGCTGTCTGTCCTTCTAGTTAGAATTTTTTGTCTCTGCATCAGTAGACTAATTGTTCACAAGTATTTTTCACCTAAGTTACAGAGCTTTTGATAGGTGCTGAGATACAGCCTTGGAAACAAAGAATGCAAAGAAATAAAAGGTAGAGGTAGAACAAGCAGGAGAAAGAATGACTGTGGGTTAGTGACTAGAGCACTCAGCTGGAGTCAAGGGGAGCCTGGTAATTGGTCTTAGCTTGCAAGACCATTTCTGGGTTTTGATCAATACCTTTGCCTCTTTTTTGTTCGTATATGCACTTGCTGAAAGATATCAGTCTTTTTTGGTATGCACAGTTGCAAGATAATGTTCTTTTGATTGTAATAAAAATACTTCCAAAGTACAAGGCCTCATTAATCATTCCTTTCAAATTACATAATTTTCTTCCTGTATCTCTATGCAAACTAACTCACtagaaaagaagcaattaaaataaaaatgtccatcGTAGAGTTGCAGTTGATAGGCGAGAATATTTGTGAACAAGAAACCACAAGGAAGCAGGAAAATTAGAGACTGAAGCAAAAGTAACCTTTTCAATCAAGTTGGATTCCTTATTTACAAGCTGTGTGAGTTTCTGCAGATTAGCATCTACTGTATCCTGTCCAGCTGGAGAATGGCCTGGAGAGCAAAGGTAGAAAGATGAAGAGTGAAAAGGTTCTTAGAAAAGCTTTCAAATCCCTTAAAAATGCATTGGAGAGAAAGTTCATACAGTATTTTTTATCCCCTCTAAAAAGAATTTAAGTGGAAAAGACATTTTGCActacaaacaaacagaagtacTGAGTGTGAGCCACAGCACAGAGACAGGTGTTTTTTGCCCATGCCCGACAGGCTCTAAAAGTGAGGATTAAACCTGGGTTTTAATTTCAATCATTTTTGCACAACTTTGGAATATTTTTTATTCACACAAACTCCAGCATGAACTAAATAAAATCTAATTCTGCCTTGGCTCACAGGTGGAAACCATCACTCCTAAACTAAACTGACTACACATgacaaaagggggaaaagaaacacagcttacctgagACAGCTAACCTAAAGTAGCAACTTAAAATATCATCACAGAAACGACACAGATTGGGAAGCTGCTTCAAATGCTCTTGTAACTGTACTCTGGGGAAGCACACTTTATAAAGTGGTGCAAGGAAACCAAACACAAAGGCATCCAAGGTAGAAGGCCTGAAagagtaacaaaacaaaacagagtgacTGAGACAAGACATTTAGACCACTATTACATAACCATTTTCTGTGTATGTCAAAGAGTACTCTGGACAGAAAGTAGTCAGCTCTTCTGGCATTCCACCTTTTCACATCAATCTGGTAAAAGCTTTGTAGAGAATATCTACTGACTTCAGCACCTCTGAATGAGGGACAAGGAGACAAGCTGAAACAATAACTTCAACATTAAAATCCAGCCACGATGTCACATAGACTGATAAACAAGCCActttaaaacacatttctggCACCACAAAGGCCAAGCAGACAAGTTGTATGCCAGGGGAACAGAATCCTCTCTCATAAAATGGTCCAACCTCAGTGGCTAAAGGAACAGATCCTCCTTTTGGGACCCCTTGGAGCTATGTTGTTGGCAATATCCATTTCCTGTTCTATGCACGTACCACAGGAAGAAGAGTGTTCCCAGACCTACAACCTCTTCCCATGGAGGCAGCGGCAACATCTCAGGCTTAAAGCATTTTCTATACACAAGTGCAGGAGGTGACATTCAGTGATTAGAAAAGCATTCTCTAGTGCTACACTAATTCATCAAACACCCTGCATTTTCTGAGCGGCTGTAGGCAGCATCTGCCTCTCTATGAAGAAATGCAGGATGAGGGAGAATATACTGAGACACTGCACTGACTTCATCAGTCCAAAGATCTCATTTGTACCCTGTTCCCTCATTCAGATCTTACCCAAAATAACAGCGTGAAGCACAAACCCACTGCGCAGCACCTTTTAACATTTGGCAGGTAACAAACCCCAGTGTTCACTGTGCCATGTAGAACCCTTTTTcttagccattaaaaaaaaaaaaagtgcactcacctatttccaaagaaaaactgAGATGTTCCCAATCTCTTCGACAGGAGATTTAGGCATTCCTTGGCATCCCTGTATATCTGATGAGACACAAAACTGTCTAAGAGCCCTAAGTGTAGCAAGCAAGGTGTACGCACAGCATCATTCATTGTTTGGCAGTGTGTTAACCTGTTTCAGTTCTTCTCTTTGACAGCACCAACTTATGAACCAAATTCTTCACTACATGTCACATACCTGTGCTTCTACTTCAGTGAGACTGTAGAGTGGAGGACCCCCCCTGGTCAGCAAGATCCTGTTGAGAGCTTCCCTGGACATCTTTCCAGGCAGATACAAACTCAGTGGGAAGGGAATCCTTGAGGCAAACCATGGCTTTGTCACACTGCAGTAGTTTTCAGCCTCAACCCAGAATGTGTGCAGCTGTATCAACACAAGGAAGAATATGAACAAGAACTGACTGGAATTTGAATAAGAATAGTACACTTCTCTTCAAAGTTTAATGTGCAAGATCTCTGTCACAGAAGCACCAGGAATTGTTGTAATTTAAAGCAATCAGGCTCCATACTGGATTATATTAATACTTTGAGCGTAGGCATATACGATTAAGGCCACAGCTACCTTGTATCTAAATGAAAAAATTAGAGAtattacatacatacatgcataaaattgcatacacacacacagtgttagcctatacataaacacacacacactgtgtatatatatacactcacaaACACTGTAAATAGAAACTATATGTAAATACTTATACACCTATAAAATATGTAAGTTCTAGTGTTCAGTGTGTCCGCTATTACACCATAAGTTCTACAAGATCAGGTTTGAACTTTTTAGAATTTTCTTTTGGAATTTTAcataaatcttaaaataaaaagaaattatgaGGTGATGAATTTGAGAGCCCTGCAGGATAGCTGAAGAGGCTAGCTTATGACACATCAGATCAGagtattttttcctgtacaaACTGAAGACAGTCATTCAACTCCAATACAGAGGCAGACCCAATGTCTGGGGATTTTTATACCTGTAATACACTCACACTAAATTGGTGAGGACATGCGGCCATGTGCTATttagaactgaaaaacaaaattaccAGTGGCTATTTTAATTTCTCAAAAGTTCCAACAAAACAGGTATAAAGGTCTTCACAGTTTGTGCACCTCACATCAGACACCATCACATATACCATATCTTACTCAAAGGTTTATCAGAAGcatcaaatgaaacaaaaaatggcCAGAGTAAGCTGTTTTTAGGATATTGTTTAGCAAAaagcatctaaaaaaaaaagtcataggtGCAATTTTAAAATCTGTCATAAATTCATTATTATTACACTTCTATCACATTCTTCATCCACCCTGCTTTTTTCCTTCACAAAAGTTGCTAGGCAATAGTTCCCAAATTCGACTAACAGAGCAAACGCATTCCAGTCAGGACTACGGTGTTACTTTAACGTTTCTCCCATTGGGCACCTCTTGTAATATTCACTTCCAAAATTCTGCCCTCTACAAAATATTTCCCGATATTTACCAGAGCAGGAAGCAGTTTCTCTTCAAGTAGTGCAATATATGCCAGCGTATCAGCTCCTTGTTTTGCAGACAATTCATAATCAGCATTGTATttctatgaattaaaaaaaaaaaaaacctacaaataaTGTTATGCAGAACTTTCCAGAAAGATGATGCAACCAAAAACGCAACCAAAAATGGTTTCAAACTTAACAGCTATCAAGTTAGAAAATACAACAATATTTTTCAGGACAGAAAGCATAAGCTCACTAGAATTTCCTTCCTTTACTTCTTCAGGCTGACTGTGTTGCACTTCCTTGCATTTTACATTTCCGCTTACCCATTCCTAGACTTTTGCACCCTTCTGTTCCCAAAATAGTTCTTGCGCATGCCTCCCATTGCTTGCCAAGCAACTGTCCAGTGATACAAAGGCAATTTTTCAGCACTCAGGGCTGTAGCAAACCTCTAGCAAGTCCTGGTCTTTATTTTTGGATAACAAATCAAAGCATTCCTATCTGTTACCCTTaattagctttttagaagtttaaAAATTGGGTATCAACAATATAAGAGACAAATACACAGCTAGATTAACGCAGTTACAGCTAAGTCAGCTTTTTAATTCTGACACAAGAACCTTTTAAGGTGCATAAAAAGAGCCGGTaagttttgggggaggggagaggaggtcaGCTTTATTAATTTAGAAACAGCAAAGGGTTAGTGCTGATCTTCCCTATTTTTGAATACCTGAAAAGTATGCATATCACTCTTATACTTTAactgaggcttttttttccccaactttaAGGAATCTTTGGTATTCAAATGATAGGAAActtatgaattttaaaaagacTGTCTAAAATCCCATCTCAAGTGCTCAGTTTTCATATTCTATTTTTCTCTCCCAAAAAGATTTAAAGTTTCACTAACATGCCATTCATCAGATAATCTTCTTGACTAGGCAGGA contains:
- the MTX3 gene encoding metaxin-3 isoform X3, translated to MAAPMELSCWGGGWGLPSVHPESLTVMAYAKFSGAPLTVNAINNCWRAPKGEVPILISEDTVISQPAKILNFLRKQKYNADYELSAKQGADTLAYIALLEEKLLPALLHTFWVEAENYCSVTKPWFASRIPFPLSLYLPGKMSREALNRILLTRGGPPLYSLTEVEAQIYRDAKECLNLLSKRLGTSQFFFGNRPSTLDAFVFGFLAPLYKVCFPRVQLQEHLKQLPNLCRFCDDILSCYFRLAVSDPALIISLQMDDNLRKSPQHPPRKLTTLKLAAGGEESSPLNRLSP
- the MTX3 gene encoding metaxin-3 isoform X5, whose translation is MAAPMELSCWGGGWGLPSVHPESLTVMAYAKFSGAPLTVNAINNCWRAPKGEVPILISEDTVISQPAKILNFLRKQKYNADYELSAKQGADTLAYIALLEEKLLPALLHTFWVEAENYCSVTKPWFASRIPFPLSLYLPGKMSREALNRILLTRGGPPLYSLTEVEAQIYRDAKECLNLLSKRLGTSQFFFGNRPSTLDAFVFGFLAPLYKVCFPRVQLQEHLKQLPNLCRFCDDILSCYFRLAVSGHSPAGQDTVDANLQKLTQLVNKESNLIEKMDDNLRKSPQHPPRKLTTLKLAAGGEESSPLNRLSP
- the MTX3 gene encoding metaxin-3 isoform X1 produces the protein MRGRPRRASRAGAGGGQDGGSHGAELLGRRLGAAVRAPGVAHRHGEVPILISEDTVISQPAKILNFLRKQKYNADYELSAKQGADTLAYIALLEEKLLPALLHTFWVEAENYCSVTKPWFASRIPFPLSLYLPGKMSREALNRILLTRGGPPLYSLTEVEAQIYRDAKECLNLLSKRLGTSQFFFGNRPSTLDAFVFGFLAPLYKVCFPRVQLQEHLKQLPNLCRFCDDILSCYFRLAVSGHSPAGQDTVDANLQKLTQLVNKESNLIEKMDDNLRKSPQHPPRKLTTLKLAAGGEESSPLNRLSP
- the MTX3 gene encoding metaxin-3 isoform X4 — its product is MAAPMELSCWGGGWGLPSVHPESLTVMAYAKFSGAPLTVNAINNCWRAPKGEVPILISEDTVISQPAKILNFLRKQKYNADYELSAKQGADTLAYIALLEEKLLPALLHTFWVEAENYCSVTKPWFASRIPFPLSLYLPGKMSREALNRILLTRGGPPLYSLTEVEAQIYRDAKECLNLLSKRLGTSQFFFGNRPSTLDAFVFGFLAPLYKVCFPRVQLQEHLKQLPNLCRFCDDILSCYFRLAVSDGRQPS
- the MTX3 gene encoding metaxin-3 isoform X2, which encodes MAAPMELSCWGGGWGLPSVHPESLTVMAYAKFSGAPLTVNAINNCWRAPKGEVPILISEDTVISQPAKILNFLRKQKYNADYELSAKQGADTLAYIALLEEKLLPALLHTFWVEAENYCSVTKPWFASRIPFPLSLYLPGKMSREALNRILLTRGGPPLYSLTEVEAQIYRDAKECLNLLSKRLGTSQFFFGNRPSTLDAFVFGFLAPLYKVCFPRVQLQEHLKQLPNLCRFCDDILSCYFRLAVSGHSPAGQDTVDANLQKLTQLVNKESNLIEKIRLSLFLCRWTTTFVRVLSIPLES